A stretch of Candidatus Vicinibacter affinis DNA encodes these proteins:
- a CDS encoding T9SS type A sorting domain-containing protein, translated as MSNKFLQIVALLVVIIHTGNAQTILWGGPNDPNSTFSNGLGNWSTVGLSSSKADSIRNAVWNYTSTGVSKGAYSNEAGSILSPSKADGAMIFDSDFLDNGGIENNEGQGSAPSPHSGALVSPLIDCSGFTSSVAVSFYQYFQNYAAECFLEVSNDSGKTWNIFPINQNILEGTGTSRSNRQVIDISGVAAGKKDVQFRFVFDGDYYFWMVDDVTLVSLPDLDLAIKDVFYSPSTYAQPKSQICNDTFRFSAHVSNLGGMVQRDLKFKVTVLGVDRQTILFQDSSIVSNLALADDNVPVSTPNYFVPNALDYGKYFIRWSFSGGQGTEYNAADNSKIDSFEVTVSQYAREPRPRGGIRANGGISYSLATLYNTSDCWNGFDKFAATSADFAVAYDRLATLNNYNMKIYLLSVKDEVKSDFSNFEKVGGVSGISTELVSEENFKGGSQPSYTLLNQPLTDVLTGGQVVLKPNKRYFLVAQHPDEASADPNTWRYHASSLEKNYGGHPFNSPVIDNIGVWYESWPGNESPVLRLNITILTKSDEISLAENVLNVYPNPIQNSQLNLELNFEKETNANLTIFDLNGRVLNFLPYKNIIRKNIQIPVDGLATGEYFIRVSTDQGTKTKKFIIVK; from the coding sequence ATGAGTAATAAATTTTTACAAATTGTTGCCCTTCTGGTAGTGATAATACATACCGGCAACGCACAGACTATCTTGTGGGGTGGTCCAAACGATCCCAATTCTACTTTTTCAAATGGTCTTGGTAATTGGAGTACGGTCGGATTAAGTTCGTCAAAAGCAGATTCCATTCGAAATGCAGTTTGGAATTATACTTCAACCGGAGTTTCAAAAGGTGCCTATTCCAATGAAGCCGGGAGCATACTATCTCCCAGCAAGGCAGATGGTGCCATGATTTTTGACTCTGATTTCCTTGATAATGGTGGAATTGAGAATAATGAAGGTCAGGGAAGTGCCCCGTCTCCTCATAGTGGAGCGCTTGTAAGTCCGTTAATAGATTGCTCAGGTTTTACATCTTCTGTTGCAGTTTCCTTTTACCAATATTTTCAAAATTATGCTGCCGAATGTTTTTTAGAGGTCAGCAATGACAGTGGAAAGACCTGGAACATATTTCCAATAAATCAAAATATTCTTGAAGGAACAGGTACTTCCAGGAGTAACAGACAGGTGATAGATATCTCCGGTGTTGCCGCAGGCAAGAAGGATGTTCAATTTAGATTTGTATTTGATGGTGATTACTATTTCTGGATGGTTGATGACGTTACCTTAGTAAGTTTACCGGATTTGGATCTTGCCATTAAAGATGTTTTTTACAGTCCATCTACTTATGCTCAGCCAAAGTCACAAATTTGCAACGATACTTTTAGGTTTAGTGCTCATGTTAGCAATTTAGGTGGAATGGTACAGCGCGATTTAAAATTTAAAGTGACTGTTCTTGGGGTTGACCGCCAGACTATTTTATTTCAAGACAGTTCCATAGTATCCAACCTTGCTTTAGCAGATGATAATGTTCCAGTTTCTACACCAAATTATTTTGTGCCTAACGCGCTGGATTATGGTAAATACTTTATCCGATGGTCATTTTCGGGTGGACAGGGAACAGAGTACAATGCGGCAGATAATTCCAAAATTGATTCGTTTGAAGTAACCGTTAGTCAATATGCAAGAGAGCCTAGACCTAGGGGTGGAATTCGAGCGAATGGAGGAATTAGTTATTCTCTGGCGACGCTATACAATACCTCTGATTGTTGGAATGGATTTGATAAATTTGCAGCGACTTCTGCAGATTTTGCGGTGGCATATGATAGATTAGCTACCTTGAACAATTACAATATGAAGATATACCTTCTCTCAGTGAAGGACGAAGTCAAGTCTGATTTTTCAAATTTTGAAAAAGTAGGTGGTGTCAGTGGGATTTCAACAGAGCTTGTTTCCGAAGAAAATTTTAAAGGAGGATCTCAACCCTCCTATACCCTTCTCAACCAGCCATTGACAGATGTTTTGACAGGTGGCCAAGTTGTTTTAAAACCCAATAAAAGATATTTCTTAGTTGCTCAACATCCGGATGAGGCAAGTGCAGATCCTAATACCTGGAGGTACCATGCATCAAGTCTGGAAAAAAATTACGGAGGTCATCCTTTTAATTCACCGGTTATTGACAATATTGGAGTCTGGTATGAATCATGGCCTGGAAATGAATCGCCTGTTTTAAGATTAAACATTACCATTCTTACCAAGAGTGACGAGATATCTTTGGCAGAAAATGTTTTGAATGTATATCCAAATCCAATTCAAAATAGTCAATTGAATCTCGAATTAAATTTTGAGAAAGAAACCAATGCCAATTTAACAATATTCGATTTAAACGGGAGGGTGCTGAATTTTCTACCTTATAAAAATATAATTAGAAAAAACATTCAAATTCCAGTTGATGGATTAGCTACGGGTGAGTATTTCATCAGAGTTTCCACCGACCAAGGTACTAAAACCAAAAAGTTTATAATTGTTAAATGA
- a CDS encoding SDR family oxidoreductase: protein MYKGRVLITGAAGFIGSHLCDRFLADGYQVIGMDNLITGNLANIDHLFKLKEFEFYHHDVSRFVFVPGTLDFILHFASPASPIDYLKMPIQTLKVGSLGTHNLLGLAKEKKSRILIASTSEVYGDPLEHPQSEQYWGNVNPIGPRGVYDEAKRFQEAITMAYHRYHNLETRIVRIFNTYGPRMRKEDGRVLPAFFSQAIRGEELSVFGDGSQTRSFCYVDDLVEGIIRLLNSNYSLPVNIGNPQEITVLEFAKEIMALVNNPKARIAYYELPVDDPKQRQPDISLARQLLNWEPKFNRNEGLKLTYEYFKKIVQQDT from the coding sequence ATGTATAAAGGAAGAGTATTAATTACAGGAGCAGCGGGATTCATTGGCTCTCATTTATGTGACAGGTTTTTAGCCGATGGTTACCAAGTGATTGGGATGGATAATCTGATTACAGGTAACCTGGCAAATATCGACCACCTCTTTAAATTGAAAGAGTTCGAGTTTTATCATCACGATGTAAGCAGATTTGTATTTGTTCCGGGCACTCTTGATTTCATTCTTCATTTTGCCTCTCCCGCTTCTCCCATTGATTACCTGAAAATGCCAATTCAAACCTTAAAAGTGGGTTCACTGGGAACGCACAATTTGTTGGGTTTGGCTAAAGAGAAAAAATCAAGAATCCTAATCGCTTCAACATCTGAGGTATACGGAGATCCTTTAGAGCATCCCCAAAGTGAGCAGTATTGGGGCAATGTTAACCCAATTGGTCCACGTGGTGTATATGATGAAGCAAAGAGATTTCAGGAAGCGATTACAATGGCCTACCACCGGTATCATAATTTGGAAACACGCATTGTTCGAATATTTAATACTTATGGGCCGAGAATGCGAAAAGAAGATGGACGAGTGCTTCCTGCATTCTTTTCTCAAGCGATTAGAGGAGAGGAACTTTCAGTTTTCGGAGATGGGTCACAGACCAGATCTTTTTGTTACGTCGATGATTTGGTTGAAGGTATTATTCGATTGCTGAATAGTAACTATTCTTTACCGGTGAATATTGGCAATCCTCAGGAAATAACTGTACTTGAATTTGCTAAAGAAATTATGGCATTAGTCAACAACCCTAAAGCAAGGATCGCTTACTATGAACTTCCGGTGGATGATCCTAAACAAAGACAACCCGATATTAGCTTAGCAAGGCAATTGTTGAATTGGGAACCAAAATTCAATAGAAACGAAGGTCTCAAATTGACTTATGAATATTTTAAAAAGATTGTCCAACAGGATACCTAA
- the rfbB gene encoding dTDP-glucose 4,6-dehydratase, protein MTNRNILITGGAGFIGSHLVRSLVTKYPYYHIINLDALTYAGNLTNLKDVAEAPNYKFVKGDINDLPFLQNLFKVEAITDVIHLAAESHVDRSIENPTSFVMTNVIGTTHLLISAKEYWQDDLSKHLFYHISTDEVYGSLGEHGYFTELTPYDPRSPYSASKASSDHLVRAFNHTYGLRTIISNCSNNYGPNQFPEKLIPLMINNIIHSKPLPVYGKGENVRDWLWVKDHIAAIDRIFHHGKPGNTYNIGGNSEMKNIELVYLLCEILDKKLSRPDGSSKLLIRFVTDRPGHDKRYAIDATKLKNELQWSPSMNIKDGLEITVDWYLSNEIWLNEVTSGAYKNYYQKHYSK, encoded by the coding sequence ATGACCAACAGGAATATTTTGATCACAGGAGGTGCAGGATTCATTGGTTCGCATTTAGTGAGATCTTTGGTAACCAAATATCCATATTATCACATTATTAATCTGGATGCCCTCACTTATGCCGGAAATCTTACAAATCTTAAAGATGTTGCGGAGGCACCTAATTACAAATTTGTAAAGGGTGATATTAATGACCTTCCTTTTTTACAAAACTTATTCAAAGTTGAAGCCATTACCGATGTAATTCATCTCGCCGCAGAATCACATGTGGATAGGTCAATTGAAAATCCTACTTCTTTTGTAATGACAAATGTCATTGGAACAACTCATCTGTTAATCTCTGCAAAGGAATATTGGCAAGATGATTTATCAAAACATTTGTTTTACCACATATCCACAGATGAAGTGTACGGATCTTTAGGCGAACATGGTTATTTTACTGAATTAACCCCATACGATCCTCGGTCACCGTATTCAGCCTCCAAAGCTTCTTCTGATCATTTGGTGAGAGCTTTTAATCACACCTACGGATTGCGAACAATCATTTCAAATTGTTCCAACAATTATGGACCGAATCAATTTCCGGAAAAGTTGATCCCGCTCATGATCAACAACATTATTCATAGTAAACCTTTACCCGTTTATGGAAAAGGTGAAAATGTAAGAGATTGGTTGTGGGTGAAAGATCACATTGCTGCCATTGATAGAATTTTTCATCATGGTAAACCGGGCAATACTTATAACATCGGTGGAAATTCTGAAATGAAAAATATTGAACTGGTTTACCTATTGTGCGAAATTTTAGACAAAAAACTTTCAAGACCAGACGGAAGCTCAAAATTATTAATCCGTTTTGTTACTGATAGACCCGGACATGATAAAAGATATGCTATTGATGCCACAAAACTTAAGAATGAATTACAATGGAGTCCATCAATGAATATTAAAGACGGTTTGGAGATAACAGTTGATTGGTATTTGTCAAATGAAATTTGGCTTAATGAAGTTACCTCGGGCGCTTATAAGAACTATTATCAAAAACATTATTCAAAATAA
- a CDS encoding SLBB domain-containing protein has translation MKFRHFCLMISAMTCILCVQGQNKQAFQIQALKEIESRGVTEEQLRERLNSRGLDYDALSKMSFEEIAVFQNEIEGVVKELEEENKQKNRKLNAPSAIDYNSQNNLRPTGSKTNKESIPIKIADPLEDTLSTKTADHFSAIKKEVWGHQLLKKQDRVKNEVVSQGKPPETYVLGEGDRITISIWGNSQLNEVYEISKQGYINPQRMPRIFLKGLTIAKARQVTLNTFKRFYQFNSNQFDFSLNESRVVNINIVGEVAISGSYPITATNTAIDALIAAGGVSSIGSVRKIKIISAGKEKILDVYKYIQNPILEKDFFMENNDFIVVPVADRIVTIDGGVKRASRYELIEGEELNKLLQFAGGLTEDAITSVIQLERIENDRRIILDIPYRELLQSKGDFKLKKGDFIKVFTINTDLEDYVFTKGEIRAPSSYRFYQGMTIADLIKKVEFTSKSNLKDAFILRKNPDQTTNLIRVNLIDVRKGSESSNILLNSQDELVVYKLADFMDRSYISVSGAARQPGKFLVDANEEMKLKDLLLLAGGLRTDAWKFAYLFRKKPTNGNDLEVIRIDIGSQHTELREDQNISIKPFDSLLILSENDFGNVTYVEVSGAINAPGRYHFAEGMTVTDLISLANGFSFSALSTNIDIFRVEILDNKPTKTIVKSYNSQKNLKEALSSDAFQLQPFDIVVVRKQPDFEMQQLISLEGEVKYPGLYALLSPNEKISDLIKRAGGLGIEAFPEGATLYREQDDIGYIVINMKEALSSDNSRYNLILKDKDVLHIPKKKDLVRISGATNAATLYPEKLLASNNSITVAFHNGRRAKFYLNHYAAGINENGDQKKVTVEHANGRIEKTRNYWLFKKSPKVYKGSIIHVGLKEPKIPKVKVEKKQVDWNRVLVDTLAQVTAVLSIVLLIQNLK, from the coding sequence ATGAAATTCAGACATTTTTGTTTAATGATTTCTGCCATGACATGTATTCTTTGTGTGCAGGGTCAAAATAAGCAGGCATTCCAAATTCAGGCGTTGAAGGAAATAGAATCTAGAGGTGTTACTGAAGAACAATTAAGAGAAAGACTTAATTCGCGAGGATTAGATTATGATGCACTATCTAAAATGAGTTTTGAAGAGATTGCAGTTTTTCAAAATGAAATTGAAGGAGTAGTTAAAGAACTAGAAGAAGAAAATAAGCAAAAAAATAGAAAGCTTAATGCACCCTCCGCAATAGATTACAATTCTCAAAATAATTTGCGTCCAACGGGATCAAAAACTAATAAAGAAAGTATCCCAATTAAAATTGCAGATCCCTTGGAAGATACGCTCTCAACCAAGACAGCTGATCATTTTTCAGCAATTAAAAAGGAAGTTTGGGGACATCAATTGTTAAAAAAACAAGACAGAGTTAAAAATGAGGTGGTTAGCCAAGGAAAGCCACCGGAAACTTATGTGCTGGGTGAAGGGGATAGGATAACTATTTCCATTTGGGGAAACAGTCAATTAAATGAAGTGTATGAAATTTCTAAACAGGGATATATCAATCCCCAAAGAATGCCTCGCATTTTTCTCAAAGGTTTGACTATAGCCAAAGCCAGACAGGTAACTTTAAATACATTTAAGAGATTTTATCAATTTAATTCCAATCAATTTGACTTTTCTCTTAATGAAAGCAGGGTTGTAAATATTAATATTGTTGGGGAAGTTGCAATTTCAGGTTCCTACCCAATTACAGCAACGAATACTGCCATTGATGCTTTAATAGCTGCAGGTGGAGTTTCAAGTATTGGTAGTGTTCGTAAAATCAAAATAATTAGTGCGGGTAAAGAGAAAATTTTAGATGTCTACAAGTACATACAAAATCCAATTTTGGAAAAAGATTTCTTCATGGAAAACAACGACTTTATTGTGGTTCCGGTTGCAGATAGGATCGTAACTATTGATGGTGGAGTGAAGAGAGCATCCCGTTATGAATTGATAGAAGGAGAAGAATTGAACAAATTACTTCAATTTGCAGGAGGATTGACAGAAGATGCAATCACCAGTGTTATTCAATTGGAACGAATCGAAAACGATAGGAGAATAATACTGGACATACCCTATCGGGAATTGCTTCAGAGTAAGGGTGATTTTAAACTTAAAAAAGGTGATTTTATAAAGGTTTTCACCATTAATACAGATTTGGAAGACTATGTTTTTACAAAAGGAGAAATTAGGGCACCTTCTTCTTACCGTTTTTATCAGGGAATGACCATTGCAGATCTTATTAAAAAAGTTGAATTTACCTCAAAATCCAACTTAAAAGATGCCTTTATTTTACGGAAAAATCCAGATCAGACTACCAATCTTATCAGAGTAAATCTTATTGATGTCAGAAAGGGTTCAGAATCTTCCAATATTTTGTTAAATTCTCAAGATGAGCTGGTTGTCTATAAATTGGCTGATTTTATGGACAGAAGTTATATTTCAGTAAGTGGCGCCGCTCGTCAACCGGGTAAATTTTTAGTGGATGCCAATGAAGAAATGAAATTAAAGGACCTTCTGCTTTTAGCTGGTGGACTCAGAACTGATGCATGGAAATTTGCATACCTGTTCAGGAAAAAACCTACAAACGGTAATGACCTTGAAGTAATTCGAATTGATATAGGTAGCCAACATACTGAGTTAAGAGAAGATCAGAACATAAGCATTAAGCCATTTGACAGTTTGTTAATTTTGTCGGAGAACGATTTCGGCAATGTAACTTATGTAGAAGTTAGTGGAGCAATCAATGCACCAGGAAGGTATCATTTTGCAGAAGGAATGACTGTCACGGATTTAATTTCGTTGGCAAATGGTTTTTCATTCTCTGCACTTTCTACCAATATTGATATTTTTAGGGTAGAAATATTGGATAACAAGCCTACGAAAACCATAGTTAAATCATACAATAGCCAAAAGAACCTTAAGGAAGCACTATCTTCTGATGCATTTCAATTGCAACCCTTTGATATAGTAGTAGTACGCAAACAACCTGACTTTGAAATGCAACAGCTCATAAGTCTGGAAGGTGAGGTTAAATATCCTGGGCTTTATGCATTGCTGAGTCCAAACGAAAAAATTTCCGATCTTATCAAAAGAGCAGGTGGACTGGGAATAGAAGCTTTCCCTGAGGGTGCGACCTTATACAGGGAGCAGGACGATATTGGATATATTGTAATAAATATGAAAGAAGCTTTGAGTTCAGATAATTCTCGTTATAATTTAATTTTGAAGGATAAAGATGTTCTTCACATCCCAAAAAAGAAAGATCTGGTTAGAATTTCCGGGGCTACTAATGCTGCCACGCTTTATCCAGAAAAATTACTGGCATCCAATAATTCAATCACTGTTGCTTTTCATAATGGACGACGTGCTAAATTTTATTTGAATCATTATGCGGCGGGAATAAATGAAAATGGAGATCAGAAAAAAGTAACAGTGGAACATGCTAATGGAAGAATTGAAAAGACCAGGAATTATTGGTTGTTTAAGAAATCTCCAAAGGTGTATAAAGGCTCAATTATTCATGTTGGATTAAAAGAACCAAAGATACCAAAGGTCAAAGTTGAAAAAAAGCAAGTAGACTGGAATAGAGTATTGGTCGATACACTCGCCCAGGTTACGGCTGTATTATCAATTGTCTTGCTTATACAAAATCTCAAGTAA
- a CDS encoding PadR family transcriptional regulator, giving the protein MKLENTIAQMKKGVLEMCILSIINNNESYPSDIINQLKRGELIVVEGTLYPLLTRLKNFGMLDYYWQESTSGPPRKYYKITELGKESLTQLIENWNQFVTGVNQSLKNQL; this is encoded by the coding sequence ATGAAACTTGAAAATACAATCGCACAAATGAAGAAGGGAGTTCTGGAAATGTGTATCCTTTCTATCATAAACAACAATGAATCTTACCCCTCGGACATTATCAATCAGTTAAAGAGGGGAGAGTTGATTGTTGTAGAAGGCACACTTTATCCATTACTTACCAGATTAAAAAATTTTGGTATGCTCGATTATTACTGGCAAGAATCAACTTCAGGTCCACCAAGGAAATATTATAAAATTACTGAACTTGGAAAGGAATCTCTAACTCAGTTAATCGAAAACTGGAATCAATTTGTAACAGGAGTCAATCAATCATTAAAAAACCAATTATAA
- a CDS encoding PspC domain-containing protein gives MNKILHINVGGYPFSIDDIAYEKLDMYLLSLRNHFEKSEGCKEIMQDIESRIAELFLEKLSGRSIISPEIVLQTIEIMGSPEVFGAEWANDEQGDKQDKTSAEWGIKTGKRLFRDPYDSKIAGVCSGLAHYFGIQDVVWVRVAFAFGILAGGFAIPLYLILWIATSEATSPSDRLAMKGEPINVQNIARKVEEEIDNLTDKFENWNEKRKFRKKKWRP, from the coding sequence ATGAACAAAATTCTTCACATCAACGTCGGGGGTTATCCCTTTTCAATCGATGACATCGCTTATGAAAAGCTGGACATGTACCTTCTATCCTTGAGAAACCATTTTGAAAAATCTGAAGGTTGCAAAGAAATAATGCAAGATATTGAGTCGCGTATTGCAGAACTTTTTCTCGAAAAGCTTTCTGGTAGATCAATTATTTCACCTGAAATTGTGCTGCAAACCATTGAAATTATGGGTTCGCCAGAAGTCTTTGGGGCGGAGTGGGCTAATGATGAACAAGGGGATAAACAAGATAAAACTTCTGCTGAATGGGGCATTAAAACAGGAAAACGCCTCTTTCGGGATCCCTATGATTCAAAAATAGCCGGTGTTTGCAGTGGTTTAGCACATTATTTCGGCATCCAGGATGTTGTTTGGGTTAGAGTAGCATTTGCATTTGGAATCTTGGCAGGGGGATTTGCCATTCCATTATACCTTATCCTTTGGATTGCAACTTCAGAGGCAACCAGTCCTTCTGATAGGCTCGCGATGAAGGGGGAACCCATAAATGTTCAGAATATTGCCCGGAAGGTTGAAGAAGAAATTGATAATCTCACAGACAAATTTGAAAATTGGAATGAGAAAAGAAAATTTCGTAAAAAAAAATGGCGGCCTTGA
- a CDS encoding TIGR04282 family arsenosugar biosynthesis glycosyltransferase codes for MAKKNALIIFIRNPELSKVKTRIAATHGKELALQIYQSLLDITLACTQSLKVDKYLYYSESIIQDKWDDSVYFKRVQSGGDLGERMKNALAEILEEYDHALIIGSDCPYLTPSIITNAFAELEKKSVVIGPAFDGGYYLLGMSQLLPDLFENMPWSTDQLTTETLKKLEKKHLLYSLLPELHDVDEYFDWVNYINQTSLPSEP; via the coding sequence ATGGCAAAGAAAAATGCATTAATTATTTTTATTAGAAATCCAGAGCTTTCAAAGGTTAAAACCAGGATTGCAGCAACTCATGGAAAAGAGTTGGCTCTCCAAATTTATCAGAGTCTTCTGGATATAACCTTGGCTTGCACCCAATCCTTGAAAGTTGATAAATATCTTTATTACAGTGAATCAATAATACAGGATAAATGGGATGATTCTGTTTATTTTAAAAGAGTTCAATCAGGGGGTGACCTTGGAGAAAGAATGAAGAATGCGCTTGCCGAAATTTTGGAAGAATATGACCATGCACTTATAATTGGGAGCGATTGTCCTTATCTCACCCCATCAATCATCACCAACGCTTTTGCCGAATTAGAAAAAAAGAGTGTCGTCATTGGGCCAGCTTTTGACGGTGGTTATTATTTACTAGGGATGTCTCAACTCTTACCTGATTTATTTGAAAATATGCCCTGGAGTACAGATCAACTTACCACCGAAACACTAAAAAAATTAGAAAAAAAACATTTGCTCTATTCACTTTTGCCGGAATTGCACGACGTGGATGAATATTTTGATTGGGTAAATTATATCAACCAAACCAGCCTTCCAAGCGAACCATAA
- a CDS encoding MotA/TolQ/ExbB proton channel family protein: protein MFFLQAAVSDSTAVANAMASKSIFDIILNSGPLGVTIISIQVLLSVVALYIFIERWLTIKAVVKEDERVMQNLRSNITSGNVAAIQGICASSDTPLARMVEKGLQRLGRPMPEIESAIENVGRVETFRLEKKVNYLSLIARLAPMFGFLGTIMGVIKIFYDISLTDNLSIGIISGGLYQKMLTSAGGLFVGIVAFVGYYFLTMMLDEEVNKLERSSIEFMDMLHSPVK, encoded by the coding sequence ATGTTCTTCTTACAAGCTGCTGTTTCTGATTCTACTGCTGTAGCCAATGCTATGGCAAGTAAAAGTATTTTTGATATCATATTAAACAGTGGGCCTTTAGGGGTCACGATCATATCAATTCAGGTCCTACTATCTGTTGTGGCTCTTTACATTTTTATCGAAAGATGGCTTACAATAAAGGCCGTTGTAAAGGAAGATGAACGGGTTATGCAAAATCTTAGGTCAAATATTACAAGTGGTAACGTGGCTGCCATCCAGGGAATTTGTGCCAGTAGTGATACCCCACTTGCAAGAATGGTGGAAAAAGGTCTTCAGCGTTTGGGAAGACCAATGCCTGAAATTGAAAGTGCTATAGAAAATGTTGGAAGAGTAGAAACTTTTAGATTGGAAAAGAAAGTTAATTATCTATCATTGATTGCAAGATTGGCACCAATGTTTGGTTTTTTGGGAACCATCATGGGGGTTATAAAAATATTTTATGATATTTCCTTAACAGACAATCTATCAATAGGTATCATATCTGGCGGTTTGTACCAGAAAATGCTCACATCTGCGGGTGGTTTATTTGTGGGTATAGTTGCATTTGTTGGTTATTATTTTCTGACCATGATGTTGGACGAAGAAGTCAATAAATTAGAAAGAAGCAGCATCGAATTTATGGATATGTTGCATTCACCAGTAAAATAA
- a CDS encoding biopolymer transporter ExbD produces MNIRGRKREGAELSVESLNDIMFFLLLFFLIVSTLANPNVIKLMLPSSKQSEQTSKKPISISVTKDLRYYVEKKEVPFEELEPTLKSFIEKAPDLTVVLRLDQGLMVQDMVNVLQIGVNLKVKMVLATERVK; encoded by the coding sequence ATGAATATCAGAGGTAGAAAACGAGAAGGTGCAGAGTTGAGTGTAGAATCACTTAATGATATTATGTTTTTTCTTCTCTTGTTTTTTCTCATAGTTTCAACGCTTGCCAATCCTAATGTCATTAAACTTATGCTCCCTTCCTCTAAGCAAAGTGAACAGACATCAAAAAAACCGATCAGCATCTCAGTAACAAAGGACCTACGCTACTATGTTGAGAAAAAAGAGGTGCCTTTTGAAGAGTTGGAACCAACACTTAAATCATTTATAGAAAAAGCACCTGATTTAACAGTGGTCTTACGTTTGGATCAGGGACTGATGGTGCAGGATATGGTGAACGTGCTGCAAATTGGGGTAAACCTCAAAGTGAAAATGGTCCTCGCCACTGAAAGGGTTAAATAG